A window of Primulina tabacum isolate GXHZ01 chromosome 4, ASM2559414v2, whole genome shotgun sequence contains these coding sequences:
- the LOC142543316 gene encoding AMSH-like ubiquitin thioesterase 3 has product MRRAAFNVMTRKISVDNRISLRNYYRIADSLLKQAKIYKEEKNLIDLYVILLRYSSLVSETIPYHRDYQTLCQKERTFYKKKLLDVLDELEQLKPQVRQWLDELDEVNTTTQTHHTDGPNKISYAFSVNNKASLSNVQTLQVISAPSPSLKQNNTYTGVSSSNSIDSQFQKLSLNLPLPNQETLSRHSFLGPNGLRGQWVMPAAEIKVNYPTNIIVDSSEISSLNQGGRHDPVTVEDGDSKMGTSIMDSVLSLDDGRCLRPAEESAHPLNNELEKNDFRLGNIRQPSPPPVLAKVQSEMLPICPSKVADPRPGPPKLSQDGLPSSNSYQDIHIPVKMLEDFLRVARKNTEKNLETCGVLAGSLRNKVFQITTLIIPKQESTSDSCQTLNEEEIFEVQDGRSLFPLGWIHTHPTQTCFMSSVDLHTHYSYQVMLQEAIAIVMAPTDTSSPYGIFHLSDPGGVAVIRHCQQRGFHPHEEPDDGSPIYEHCSHVYMNPNMKFDLVDLR; this is encoded by the exons ATGAGGCGGGCGGCGTTTAATGTTATGACGCGTAAAATCAGCGTGGACAATCGGATCTCTCTTCGCAATTACTATCGCATCGCCGATAGTCTTCTCAAACAG GCTAAAATTTATaaggaagaaaaaaatttaattgacttgtaCGTGATACTGCTCAGATACTCGAG TTTGGTGTCTGAAACTATACCTTACCACCGAGATTACCAGACATTATGTCAAAAAGAAAGAACTTTTTACAAGAAG AAATTGTTGGATGTTCTAGATGAGCTAGAACAACTAAAGCCACAGGTGCGGCAATGGTTAGATGAACTGGATGAAGTTAATACCACAACTCAAACGCATCACACTGATGGCCCAAACAAAATATCTTATGCGTTTTCTGTGAATAATAAAGCTTCCTTAAGCAATGTACAG ACTTTACAGGTCATCTCAGCACCTTCACCTTCGCTGAAGCAGAATAACACGTACACTGGAGTCTCATCATCAAATTCCATTGACTCGCAGTTCCAGAAGCT GTCTCTCAATTTACCTCTTCCAAATCAGGAAACATTGTCTAGGCATTCGTTTTTGGGACCAAATGGTCTTCGTGGTCAATGGGTGATGCCAGCCGCAGAGATTAAG GTTAACTATCCAACCAATATAATCGTGGATTCAAGTGAAATATCAAG CTTGAATCAGGGTGGGCGACATGACCCTGTCACAGTAGAAGATGGTGATTCAAAAATGGGAACATCAATCATGGACTCTGTTCTATCTTTAGATGATGGTAGATGTTTACGTCCTGCTGAGGAATCTGCTCATCCACTAAACAATGAATTGGAGAAGAATGATTTTCGGTTGGGTAATATCAGGCAACCTTCTCCACCTCCTGTTCTTGCTAAGGTACAATCAGAGATGCTTCCTATATGTCCATCAAAAGTTGCCGATCCAAGGCCAGGGCCGCCAAAGCTCTCTCAAGATGGATTGCCCAGTTCCAATTCTTACCAAGATATCCATATC CCAGTGAAGATGTTGGAAGATTTTTTGAGAGTAGCACGAAAAAATACTGAGAAGAATTTGGAAACTTGTGGTGTTCTTGCTGGCTCGCTA CGGAATAAAGTTTTCCAAATTACTACGCTCATAATCCCTAAGCAGGAGTCGACTTCAGATTCG TGCCAAACACTGAATGAAGAAGAGATTTTTGAGGTTCAAGATGGACGTTCCCTTTTTCCCCTTGGGTGGATTCAT ACACATCCAACACAAACTTGTTTTATGTCTTCCGTCGATTTGCACACTCATTACTCATATCAG GTTATGCTACAAGAGGCAATTGCCATTGTCATGGCTCCTACAGACACATCAAG CCCTTATGGCATATTCCACCTTTCTGATCCCGGTggtgttgctgttattcgacaCTGCCAACAGCGTGGTTTCCATCCTCATGAAGAGCCTGACGATGGAAGCCCCATTTATGAACACTGCTCCCATGTTTATATGAATCCGAATATGAAGTTCGACTTAGTAGATCTTCGGTGA
- the LOC142542010 gene encoding uncharacterized protein LOC142542010, producing MAGRLPRQNRNPRYANTDRENRQENRQENRQEDRQENGPPPAINLSRADLMAIATIVATTLQGLGNPNANQPPPPPPPNGINSITNPFSWLKSVETQLRLLEVPEALKVYVVVPFLDDRAAKWWEAVSPAMIATGPVTWQNFRETFLKQYYPAEVRLQKLSEFENPTQAPDMSVVEYTSLFNALGSYAPAIMADEVLKLHRFKRGLNSRIQSALAVYQPANFADLMGAAIRAETDIRRREGEYKNKRPLTGQSSQGGQKFRKPSQSGGPSPGQPSTANHQGLKPCPTCNFRHTGECRRASGVCFGCGKSGHRIAECPTAANQAAGPNKGTGSNVGANPNKPNENKPNARVFAMNQEEADDTNEVVSGTILLQKVPAYAFFDCGATHSFVSQRFAKKVGLKPESLTEPFRIATPTSKTIETHEIHKDCKIGIANQTFSADLIQLVMVDFDIILGMDWLASNNAIVDCKGKRVKLRTPNQAEIVYHGKSKERKSLLSASQAWKAMKSGDDIYLAMVNEVQGEFEMRIEDIPIVCEFPDVFPEELPGTVPDREVEFEINLVPGAAPISKAPYRMAPAELKELKEQLQELLDKKQIRPRVSVDPKKVEAITKWPKPKNATDIRSFLGLAGYYRKFVEGFSLIAIPLTRLTQKNSKFIWDEDHQSLKYMFTQKELNMRQRRWIKLLKDYDLTISYHPGKANKVADALSRKSGNKVTLASLSAQPCLQETVKINQDRDPELKKLKEQVENGKSQDLQIDDKGVVWMKGRLWVPDSDNLRQEILSQAHKSKFSVLPGSTKMYRDLKRNFWWNGMKRDVAVFVSKCQVCQQVKAEHQRPGGLLQPLEIPEWK from the exons atggccggcAGACTCCCAAGACAGAACCGCAACCCGCGTTACGCTAATACCGATCGCGAAAACAGGCAAGAAAATAGACAGGAAAACAGGCAGGAGGATCGACAGGAGAATGGACCCCCGCCTGCCATCAATCTAAGCCGAGCCGATCTTATGGCCATAGCCACCATAGTGGCGACAACACTGCAAGGATTGGGAAATCCGAACGCCAAtcaaccacctccaccaccaccaccgaatGGAATAAATTCCATTACGAATCCCTTC AGTTGGCTAAAGAGCGTCGAGACTCAACTGCGACTATTGGAAGTCCCCGAGGCACTCAAAGTATATGTGGTTGTGCCTTTCTTAGACGACAGAGCAGCTAAGTGGTGGGAAGCAGTCTCACCAGCCATGATCGCTACCGGGCCAGTCACATGGCAGAACTTCCGAGAAACATTTCTGAAACAGTACTACCCAGCGGAAGTCAGATTGCAGAAGTTAAGTGAATTTGAAAATCCCACTCAAGCTCCAGATATGTCCGTAGTTGAATACACATCTCTGTTTAATGCCCTTGGGTCGTATGCTCCGGCAATCATGGCGGACGAAGTTTTGAAGCTGCACCGATTTAAGAGAGGATTGAACAGTCGAATCCAGTCAGCCTTAGCAGTTTATCAGCCCGCCAATTTTGCAGATCTTATGGGCGCAGCTATTCGAGCTGAAACCGACATTCGCCGAAGAGAGGGGGAATATAAGAACAAGCGCCCTCTTACTGGTCAGTCTTCACAGGGTGGACAAAAGTTCAGGAAGCCCAGTCAATCAGGCGGACCTTCTCCAGGGCAACCCTCCACGGCAAACCACCAAGGACTCAAGCCGTGCCCAACATGCAATTTCAGACACACAGGGGAGTGCCGAAGAGCTAGTGGTGTGTGCTTCGGATGTGGGAAATCAGGGCACCGAATCGCAGAATGTCCTACTGCCGCCAATCAAGCAGCCGGGCCCAACAAAGGAACTGGGTCGAATGTGGGAGCTAACCCCAACAAACCAAATGAGAATAAGCCTAATGCCAGGGTATTTGCTATGAATCAGGAAGAGGCGGACGACACCAATGAAGTCGTATCAGGTACCATCTTACTTCAAAAAGTACCTGCCTATGCATTTTTTGACTGTGGTGCTACGCACTCTTTTGTGTCTCAGAGGTTTGCTAAGAAAGTAGGACTTAAGCCCGAATCTCTAACTGAACCTTTTCGGATAGCCACACCTACGAGTAAGACCATAGAAACTCATGAAATTCACAAGGATTGTAAGATCGGTATCGCTAATCAGACTTTCAGTGCCGACTTGATACAATTGGTTATGGTCGATttcgacatcattctagggatggattggttagccagtAATAATGCCATAGTGGACTGTAAAGGGAAAAGAGTTAAGCTCCGAACCCCAAATCAGGCAGAGATCGTGTATCATGGTAAATCCAAGGAACGAAAATCACTCCTTTCCGCTTCCCAGGCATGGAAGGCCATGAAATCCGGAGACGATATCTACCTAGCAATGGTCAACGAAGTGCAAGGAGAATTCGAAATGAGGATAGAAGACATCCCAATAGTATGTGAGTTCCCGGATGTTTTCCCAGAAGAACTCCCAGGGACAGTTCCGGACCGCGAAGTTGAGTTCGAAATTAATCTGGTTCCTGGTGCAGCAccaatctctaaagcaccttacagGATGGCGCCAGCtgaactcaaggagctaaaagagcaactccaagaattgctggACAAAAAGCAAATTCGACCTA gagtatcagtggatcccaagaAAGTGGAAGCAATTACAAAGTGGCCaaaacctaagaacgccaccgacATCAGAAGCTTCCTTGGACTAGCAGGTTATTACAGAAAGTTCGTTGAAGGTTTCTCTTTAATCGCCATACCACTGACTAGACTCACTCAGAAGAATTCCAAGTTCATCTGGGACGAAG atcaccaGAGCCTGAAATACatgttcacccaaaaggaacttaacatgaggcaaagacggtggATCAAACTATTGAAAGATTACGACTTGACTATAAGTTACCACCCAGGTAAAGCGAACAAAGTGGCCGATGCTCTGAGTCGGAAAAGTGGAAACAAGGTCACTCTGGCTTCACTCTCCGCTCAGCCATGTCTGCAAGAGACCGTCAAGATAAACCAGGATCGAGACCCTGAACTAAAGAAACTTAAGGAACAAGTCGAAAATGGGAAGTCTCAAGATCTACAAATTGATGACAAGGGAGTCgtttggatgaaaggacgactgTGGGTACCAGACAGCGATAACCTCCGGCAAGAAATATTATCACAAGCACACAAGTCCAAGTTTTCAGTCCTTCCAGGcagtacaaaaatgtacagagaccTTAAGAGGAATTTTTGGTGGAACGGAATGAAAAGAGATGTGGCAGTATTCGTCTCTAAGTGTCAGgtttgtcaacaggtcaaagcagagcaccagCGACCCGGAGGATTATTGCAACCGTTGGAGATACCTGAGTGGAAGTAG
- the LOC142543315 gene encoding uncharacterized protein LOC142543315 isoform X2, translating into MGMEKKVSKGGNYVGSLLELFDWNAKSHKKLFLTNSELPDQSKQKKRSNGYLPMAELPTNEDEFAAGLSIKESSDFICTSSVTDEDFYGPRAPGVVARLMGLDSMPESYMSEPSSTPYITSQSFCVADYETKNLGYRLDTEVIVQNLTEPKHQEMNRPIKQFQTEVLPPKSAKSIPITHHRLLSPVKRVNFIPLKNAVHIMEAAAKITEPGPQVKKRTKFSSVGSSSLPLRVKDLKEKAQAAQKQSNLSKGSQRSGESYSVKNPMGNSMNKSWKRSVGATSSGVFRDSEESSVGVKNRGKSISLALQAKENVQKREGLALSGSRNLVIQNETSEFSPKQLFKSQSTKHKSTLKKPSMSNCSSVLRQNNWKQNCIVDKGKSSLTSKARGGREPSGDVSSARQSNKCQLSGTSKVSSRKLGSEIKDDKREISSSISESVTHKKRSVDGNYVCGKNHDAHNIRIDKNGKVIQSSAVVERESSWNQDGGKTGTDVISFTFSAPMTRLGDLSGSSYEKRGNCEIITGTSRSKRTPLNSDGTTASTFSILGHNVNGGDSLSSVLEQQLKELAHKIDFSPHKSGSLLCYAAPGLDALMSSTVQEGKNVKDGMHTDNQGALEEIGKGSSDISEDRKLLYCQLLSPVSVLEHSSSADSCNSSETDSNSTGGSKQCSSIKVQEVFAMCTLKTLGSVEGDTELSDSASSTSFETIAKRQETTLVLVNCEKPRMWELEYVKEMLCNIELMFIDYALGHTCEIIYPHLFEQLESCTECLSGHGLVPKLDRMVMFNCVSECLDLICRRYVGGGCKLWAKGVSVVKRKERLAEEVYKEISSWAAIGDIDVDELVDKDMSRQQGRWLDFEIEAFELGAQVESRILESLVDEVIADIWII; encoded by the exons ATGGGAATGGAGAAAAAAGTCTCCAAGGGTGGAAATTATGTGGGCAGCCTCCTCGAGTTATTTGATTGGAATGCAAAGTCTCATAAGAAGTTGTTTTTAACCAATTCAGAATTACCAG ATCAATCCAAACAGAAAAAAAGATCTAATGGATATTTGCCGATGGCCGAGCTTCCAACG AATGAGGATGAATTTGCTGCTGGATTAAGTATTAAAGAGAGTAGCGATTTTATTTGTACTTCATCAGTCACTGATGAGGACTTCTATGGACCCAGGGCCCCGGGGGTTGTTGCCAGGCTTATGGGACTGGATTCAATGCCAGAATCTTACATGTCCGAGCCTTCCTCTACCCCATATATTACTTCTCAGTCATTCTGTGTTGCTGATTATGAAACCAAAAATCTTGGATATCGTCTAGATACAGAGGTAATAGTCCAGAATTTAACGGAGCCAAAACATCAGGAGATGAACCGGCCCATTAAACAGTTTCAAACTGAAGTTCTGCCACCTAAATCAGCTAAATCAATTCCAATCACCCATCACAGACTTCTATCTCCTGTTAAAAGAGTGAACTTTATCCCATTGAAGAATGCTGTTCACATAATGGAAGCAGCTGCTAAAATCACTGAGCCAGGACCCCAGGTTAAAAAAAGAACAAAGTTCTCTTCTGTTGGATCTTCTTCGTTGCCTCTAAGAGTAAAGGATTTGAAGGAGAAGGCCCAAGCAGCTCAAAAACAATCAAACCTTTCTAAAGGTTCTCAGAGATCTGGTGAATCTTATTCTGTGAAGAATCCTATGGGGAATTCTATGAATAAAAGTTGGAAAAGATCAGTGGGTGCAACATCTTCAGGGGTTTTTCGAGATTCGGAAGAATCTTCTGTTGGTGTGAAAAACAGAGGGAAATCCATTTCACTTGCTCTACAGGCAAAGGAAAATGTTCAGAAAAGAGAAGGCCTAGCCTTGAGTGGCAGCAGAAACTTGGTCATCCAGAATGAAACAAGTGAATTTAGTCCTAAGCAGCTGTTCAAAAGTCAATCCACGAAACATAAAAGTACGCTTAAGAAGCCATCTATGTCAAACTGTTCAAGCGTGCTCCGCCAAAACAACTGGAAGCAAAACTGCATTGTTGATAAAGGAAAATCATCTTTGACATCAAAGGCACGAGGTGGGAGAGAACCAAGTGGAGATGTTTCTTCTGCTAGACAAAGTAACAAATGTCAACTTTCCGGTACCTCTAAAGTTAGTTCAAGGAAGTTGGGTTCAGAGATAAAAGATGATAAAAGAGAAATTTCCTCTTCTATTTCTGAAAGTGTTACTCATAAAAAACGATCAGTTGATGGGAATTACGTCTGTGGAAAAAATCACGATGCTCATAATATCCGGATAGATAAAAATGGGAAAGTCATTCAATCTAGTGCTGTTGTGGAAAGAGAAAGTAGTTGGAATCAAGATGGTGGAAAGACAGGAACTGATGTTATTTCTTTTACGTTCAGTGCTCCAATGACGCGATTGGGAGATCTCTCTGGAAGTTCCTATGAGAAAAGGGGTAACTGTGAGATAATCACTGGAACTTCTCGAAGTAAAAGGACACCACTTAACTCTGATGGTACAACTGCTTCAACATTTTCTATTCTTGGtcataatgttaatggaggtgaTTCGTTAAGCTCTGTTTTGGAGCAACAGCTAAAAGAATTGGCTCATAAGATAGATTTTTCGCCACATAAATCAGGTTCACTTTTATGTTATGCTGCTCCTGGTCTTGATGCCTTAATGAGCTCAACAGTGCAAGAAGGAAAAAATGTCAAAGATGGAATGCACACAGATAACCAG GGAGCTCTGGAAGAAATTGGCAAGGGCAGCAGTGATATATCTGAAGACAGAAAGTTACTCTACTGCCAGCTTCTTAGTCCGGTGTCAGTTCTTGAGCATTCGTCTTCTGCAGACAGTTGCAATTCTTCAGAAACAGACAGTAATAGCACAGGAG GTAGCAAACAGTGCTCGTCAATCAAAGTCCAGGAAGTGTTTGCTATGTGTACTTTGAAAACATTAGGTTCAGTCGAAGGGGATACTGAATTATCAGACTCAGCTTCTTCAACGTCTTTTGAAACGATAGCAAAAAGGCAAGAGACAACACTAGTCTTGGTTAATTGTGAGAAGCCAAGAATGTGGGAACTAGAGTATGTGAAGGAGATGCTATGTAATATAGAACTCATGTTTATAGATTATGCTTTAGGACACACATGTGAAATCATATATCCTCATCTTTTCGAACAATTGGAAAGTTGTACAGAGTGTTTGAGTGGCCATGGGCTTGTTCCAAAACTAGACCGAATGGTTATGTTTAACTGCGTGAGCGAATGCTTGGACCTAATATGCAGGCGATATGTTGGTGGAGGATGCAAATTATGGGCTAAGGGTGTATCAGTGGTTAAAAGAAAGGAGCGTTTAGCGGAAGAAGTGTACAAAGAAATTTCTAGTTGGGCAGCCATTGGAGACATCGATGTTGACGAACTTGTAGATAAGGACATGAGCAGGCAACAAGGAAGATGGCTCGATTTTGAAATCGAAGCATTTGAACTCGGGGCACAGGTTGAGTCTCGCATTCTTGAATCTTTGGTAGATGAAGTTATTGCCGACATCTGGATTATTTAG
- the LOC142543315 gene encoding uncharacterized protein LOC142543315 isoform X1, translating to MGMEKKVSKGGNYVGSLLELFDWNAKSHKKLFLTNSELPDQSKQKKRSNGYLPMAELPTQNEDEFAAGLSIKESSDFICTSSVTDEDFYGPRAPGVVARLMGLDSMPESYMSEPSSTPYITSQSFCVADYETKNLGYRLDTEVIVQNLTEPKHQEMNRPIKQFQTEVLPPKSAKSIPITHHRLLSPVKRVNFIPLKNAVHIMEAAAKITEPGPQVKKRTKFSSVGSSSLPLRVKDLKEKAQAAQKQSNLSKGSQRSGESYSVKNPMGNSMNKSWKRSVGATSSGVFRDSEESSVGVKNRGKSISLALQAKENVQKREGLALSGSRNLVIQNETSEFSPKQLFKSQSTKHKSTLKKPSMSNCSSVLRQNNWKQNCIVDKGKSSLTSKARGGREPSGDVSSARQSNKCQLSGTSKVSSRKLGSEIKDDKREISSSISESVTHKKRSVDGNYVCGKNHDAHNIRIDKNGKVIQSSAVVERESSWNQDGGKTGTDVISFTFSAPMTRLGDLSGSSYEKRGNCEIITGTSRSKRTPLNSDGTTASTFSILGHNVNGGDSLSSVLEQQLKELAHKIDFSPHKSGSLLCYAAPGLDALMSSTVQEGKNVKDGMHTDNQGALEEIGKGSSDISEDRKLLYCQLLSPVSVLEHSSSADSCNSSETDSNSTGGSKQCSSIKVQEVFAMCTLKTLGSVEGDTELSDSASSTSFETIAKRQETTLVLVNCEKPRMWELEYVKEMLCNIELMFIDYALGHTCEIIYPHLFEQLESCTECLSGHGLVPKLDRMVMFNCVSECLDLICRRYVGGGCKLWAKGVSVVKRKERLAEEVYKEISSWAAIGDIDVDELVDKDMSRQQGRWLDFEIEAFELGAQVESRILESLVDEVIADIWII from the exons ATGGGAATGGAGAAAAAAGTCTCCAAGGGTGGAAATTATGTGGGCAGCCTCCTCGAGTTATTTGATTGGAATGCAAAGTCTCATAAGAAGTTGTTTTTAACCAATTCAGAATTACCAG ATCAATCCAAACAGAAAAAAAGATCTAATGGATATTTGCCGATGGCCGAGCTTCCAACG CAGAATGAGGATGAATTTGCTGCTGGATTAAGTATTAAAGAGAGTAGCGATTTTATTTGTACTTCATCAGTCACTGATGAGGACTTCTATGGACCCAGGGCCCCGGGGGTTGTTGCCAGGCTTATGGGACTGGATTCAATGCCAGAATCTTACATGTCCGAGCCTTCCTCTACCCCATATATTACTTCTCAGTCATTCTGTGTTGCTGATTATGAAACCAAAAATCTTGGATATCGTCTAGATACAGAGGTAATAGTCCAGAATTTAACGGAGCCAAAACATCAGGAGATGAACCGGCCCATTAAACAGTTTCAAACTGAAGTTCTGCCACCTAAATCAGCTAAATCAATTCCAATCACCCATCACAGACTTCTATCTCCTGTTAAAAGAGTGAACTTTATCCCATTGAAGAATGCTGTTCACATAATGGAAGCAGCTGCTAAAATCACTGAGCCAGGACCCCAGGTTAAAAAAAGAACAAAGTTCTCTTCTGTTGGATCTTCTTCGTTGCCTCTAAGAGTAAAGGATTTGAAGGAGAAGGCCCAAGCAGCTCAAAAACAATCAAACCTTTCTAAAGGTTCTCAGAGATCTGGTGAATCTTATTCTGTGAAGAATCCTATGGGGAATTCTATGAATAAAAGTTGGAAAAGATCAGTGGGTGCAACATCTTCAGGGGTTTTTCGAGATTCGGAAGAATCTTCTGTTGGTGTGAAAAACAGAGGGAAATCCATTTCACTTGCTCTACAGGCAAAGGAAAATGTTCAGAAAAGAGAAGGCCTAGCCTTGAGTGGCAGCAGAAACTTGGTCATCCAGAATGAAACAAGTGAATTTAGTCCTAAGCAGCTGTTCAAAAGTCAATCCACGAAACATAAAAGTACGCTTAAGAAGCCATCTATGTCAAACTGTTCAAGCGTGCTCCGCCAAAACAACTGGAAGCAAAACTGCATTGTTGATAAAGGAAAATCATCTTTGACATCAAAGGCACGAGGTGGGAGAGAACCAAGTGGAGATGTTTCTTCTGCTAGACAAAGTAACAAATGTCAACTTTCCGGTACCTCTAAAGTTAGTTCAAGGAAGTTGGGTTCAGAGATAAAAGATGATAAAAGAGAAATTTCCTCTTCTATTTCTGAAAGTGTTACTCATAAAAAACGATCAGTTGATGGGAATTACGTCTGTGGAAAAAATCACGATGCTCATAATATCCGGATAGATAAAAATGGGAAAGTCATTCAATCTAGTGCTGTTGTGGAAAGAGAAAGTAGTTGGAATCAAGATGGTGGAAAGACAGGAACTGATGTTATTTCTTTTACGTTCAGTGCTCCAATGACGCGATTGGGAGATCTCTCTGGAAGTTCCTATGAGAAAAGGGGTAACTGTGAGATAATCACTGGAACTTCTCGAAGTAAAAGGACACCACTTAACTCTGATGGTACAACTGCTTCAACATTTTCTATTCTTGGtcataatgttaatggaggtgaTTCGTTAAGCTCTGTTTTGGAGCAACAGCTAAAAGAATTGGCTCATAAGATAGATTTTTCGCCACATAAATCAGGTTCACTTTTATGTTATGCTGCTCCTGGTCTTGATGCCTTAATGAGCTCAACAGTGCAAGAAGGAAAAAATGTCAAAGATGGAATGCACACAGATAACCAG GGAGCTCTGGAAGAAATTGGCAAGGGCAGCAGTGATATATCTGAAGACAGAAAGTTACTCTACTGCCAGCTTCTTAGTCCGGTGTCAGTTCTTGAGCATTCGTCTTCTGCAGACAGTTGCAATTCTTCAGAAACAGACAGTAATAGCACAGGAG GTAGCAAACAGTGCTCGTCAATCAAAGTCCAGGAAGTGTTTGCTATGTGTACTTTGAAAACATTAGGTTCAGTCGAAGGGGATACTGAATTATCAGACTCAGCTTCTTCAACGTCTTTTGAAACGATAGCAAAAAGGCAAGAGACAACACTAGTCTTGGTTAATTGTGAGAAGCCAAGAATGTGGGAACTAGAGTATGTGAAGGAGATGCTATGTAATATAGAACTCATGTTTATAGATTATGCTTTAGGACACACATGTGAAATCATATATCCTCATCTTTTCGAACAATTGGAAAGTTGTACAGAGTGTTTGAGTGGCCATGGGCTTGTTCCAAAACTAGACCGAATGGTTATGTTTAACTGCGTGAGCGAATGCTTGGACCTAATATGCAGGCGATATGTTGGTGGAGGATGCAAATTATGGGCTAAGGGTGTATCAGTGGTTAAAAGAAAGGAGCGTTTAGCGGAAGAAGTGTACAAAGAAATTTCTAGTTGGGCAGCCATTGGAGACATCGATGTTGACGAACTTGTAGATAAGGACATGAGCAGGCAACAAGGAAGATGGCTCGATTTTGAAATCGAAGCATTTGAACTCGGGGCACAGGTTGAGTCTCGCATTCTTGAATCTTTGGTAGATGAAGTTATTGCCGACATCTGGATTATTTAG
- the LOC142541660 gene encoding uncharacterized protein LOC142541660 yields MAFATYNKNGPLVVLILMLISSSTCKFGVVADEYLPEVENEGGSSGYLSQGGGVGTSTQDHIFNKVLECFDDKNIYSSCDEAYRLTQGGKLDVPYDYTDQYCNGPCITETENVLACIHGIFDQFLFHNRATLSDIHDTLESGCSYGPKRGNFDVAEHIQANGAFADKTFNPTLYANIFLISIMYNVLF; encoded by the exons ATGGCATTCGCAACATATAATAAGAATGGTCCTCTAGTAGTCTTGATTCTAATGCTCATCTCCTCTTCCACTTGCAAATTTG GCGTCGTTGCGGATGAGTATTTGCCTGAGGTGGAAAATGAAGGAGGTTCGAGTGGGTATCTGTCTCAAGGAGGTGGTGTGGGCACAAGTACTCAAGATCATATATTCAACAAAGTTTTGGAATGTTTCGATGATAAGAAT ATATATAGTAGCTGTGATGAAGCATACAGATTGACCCAAGGCGGCAAACTCGACGTGCCATACGATTACACGGATCAGTACTGCAACGGACCCTGCATAACTGAGACAGAAAACGTCCTAGCCTGCATCCATGGCATATTCGACCAGTTTTTATTCCACAACAGAGCTACTCTAAGCGATATACACGACACACTCGAATCCGGATGCAGCTACGGACCCAAAAGAG GTAATTTCGATGTTGCTGAGCACATTCAAGCTAATGGGGCTTTTgcagacaagacatttaacCCTactttatatgctaatattttCTTGATAAGTATTATGTACAATGTGTTGTTCTAA
- the LOC142542012 gene encoding zinc finger protein 6-like, with the protein MEENSSLIGVHNSYEPEVQDYAHPSSVTMLFGFAVEHKVPQVAQHDAENKRFVCHHCHRKFSNSQALGGHQNAHKKERQRVKRAHFMVDNHRHQGPSHAHMISPHVARPGSFNSPSAPISAYGTRFLPSGDHHHNSVVGFPHVLSGVPLRYSGGFQIMPQRQAVLGGGRGEVGPLKVAETIGVTEGLDVDLHL; encoded by the coding sequence ATGGAAGAAAACTCATCTTTGATAGGGGTCCATAATTCTTACGAACCTGAGGTTCAAGATTATGCGCATCCATCCTCAGTCACGATGCTGTTCGGGTTCGCAGTCGAGCACAAAGTTCCTCAAGTAGCACAACATGACGCCGAAAACAAGCGATTCGTGTGCCACCACTGCCATCGAAAATTCTCCAACTCTCAAGCTCTTGGCGGCCATCAAAACGCGCACAAGAAGGAGCGACAGAGGGTTAAGCGAGCCCACTTCATGGTCGACAACCATCGACATCAAGGACCGTCTCACGCACATATGATCAGCCCACATGTGGCACGACCAGGCTCGTTCAATAGTCCAAGTGCACCTATTAGTGCCTATGGAACAAGGTTTCTCCCATCTGGTGATCATCATCACAACTCTGTTGTAGGGTTTCCTCATGTTTTGTCAGGAGTGCCTCTTAGGTATTCCGGCGGGTTTCAAATCATGCCACAGCGGCAGGCCGTGCTCGGCGGCGGAAGAGGGGAAGTGGGGCCCTTGAAAGTGGCGGAGACGATAGGTGTCACCGAAGGATTGGATGTTGATCTTCATCTGTGA